The following are encoded together in the Flavobacterium haoranii genome:
- the aat gene encoding leucyl/phenylalanyl-tRNA--protein transferase: MYFLTQELYFPHFSETSPEGIIAIGGDLSPQRLALAYQNGIFPWFNDDEPILWWCPEERMVLFFEDLKISKSMRNVLNQQKFKVTFNTAFRDVISNCKKITRKDQPGTWITDEMVEAYCKLNELGLAKSVEVWQNDELVGGLYGIDLGHVFCGESMFSKVSNASKVAFIHLAKQLELANYKLLDCQVYNEHLASLGCVEIDREDFMSILLN; encoded by the coding sequence ATGTATTTCCTAACCCAAGAATTATATTTTCCACATTTTTCTGAAACTTCTCCTGAAGGTATAATTGCTATTGGTGGCGATTTATCTCCTCAACGATTAGCATTAGCCTACCAAAATGGAATTTTCCCTTGGTTTAATGATGATGAACCTATTTTATGGTGGTGCCCGGAAGAACGAATGGTTTTGTTTTTTGAAGATTTAAAAATCTCGAAAAGCATGCGAAATGTATTAAATCAGCAAAAATTTAAAGTTACTTTTAATACTGCCTTTAGAGACGTTATTTCTAATTGTAAGAAAATCACTCGAAAAGATCAACCTGGCACTTGGATTACTGATGAAATGGTTGAAGCTTATTGCAAACTAAACGAACTTGGCTTGGCAAAAAGTGTCGAAGTTTGGCAAAATGATGAATTGGTTGGTGGTTTATACGGAATCGATTTAGGACATGTTTTTTGTGGCGAAAGTATGTTTTCAAAAGTTTCTAATGCCAGTAAAGTTGCTTTCATTCATTTAGCAAAACAGTTAGAATTAGCAAATTACAAATTACTAGATTGCCAAGTTTACAACGAACATTTAGCCTCACTTGGTTGTGTCGAAATTGATCGTGAGGATTTTATGAGTATTTTATTGAATTGA
- a CDS encoding LamG-like jellyroll fold domain-containing protein — protein sequence MKHKYLLLILLLSGLKSFSQTDSFLTSTCIGTTTNPQNRFYQPQVADFDGDTDKDIIVLDESGVYRLFTNDGTNNFTQTTILSGLTWSSLISKDLDNDGDIDIVSSAGRIFINNGSAVFTELPGTFFTATGSIGAFRVADFNGDTKQDIIWLNATSNSTTVNQIWFNNGTTGNASFVLGTEIQNLNGYTNLGSVAGDIDNDGDIDLVFCQQGGWNGRVFKNNGSGVFTNTQNLPTYTGEGFLADWDNDGDINFLAYDYYNNWGLRLWKNDGTGTFGPVSTNSLITMPSVGAVDKIIDLNGDTWLDVVLRNGTGTRYFLNSGCQLTLSNQVLSNSWNGVAISDFNNDNKPDLFNAARDGQSCININDLNVQSYVAITAPVVSTTQVNYFVGQSASPLVATGNNILWYTTSTGGTGSTTAPTPSTAAAGSTSYWVVSTNANGCESERIEVVVTVSLAATHLNFDGSNDAVTVTGVNFPLGNTSRTIEAWIKTTQNNGGGAIMTYGNLTTNNRFALYQTGGKLNFVAENNDYNTNVTINDGNWHHIAATHDGTSLKVYLDGVQVGTSQAKTFNTTGNQFSIGYRGVASEYFNGSVDEIRVWNLARTAEQISGSMNCELNGSENGLVAYYQFNQGIDQADNSAITTLNATTGPNGTLTNFALNGSTSNWLAGSPVTTGSVVPGNASATSPIVYNQGETATALSATTGTNGTGLMWYTTATGGTGSTTAPTPSTAAAGSTSYWVASTNANGCESERVEIVVTVNANATHLNFDGVNDGVNLGNSLTTALNGANFVTAEAWIYIPNTTGIKTIIGNHVTTTQFNFRINNDYLETFLGFGSYALQSPAGSIVANTWQHVAMVYNDTTLKLYINGVEVASRAIPAAYALQSSTQPYMVGYSGFGGEFFNGSIDEVRVWNTALSETDIQVTKDCELQATQNGILAYYKFNQGFDNADNAPVTTLTDELGSYNGTLNNFSLTGTTSNWAAGSPVTTGNTCTTLSNSGFETISNFKVFPNPSNGLYNISTTELTSIQIYDVVGKLIMNNEVNAGTSTINIHNFPAGVYILRYSGKENNTNGTIKLIKN from the coding sequence ATGAAACACAAGTACCTTTTATTAATTCTATTACTCTCAGGTTTGAAGTCTTTTTCTCAGACAGATTCGTTTTTGACTTCAACATGTATAGGAACAACTACCAATCCTCAAAACAGATTTTACCAACCTCAAGTTGCAGACTTTGATGGTGATACGGATAAAGACATTATTGTACTTGATGAGTCTGGCGTGTATCGATTGTTTACAAATGATGGCACAAACAATTTTACTCAAACTACAATTTTATCAGGATTAACTTGGAGTTCTTTAATCTCCAAAGATTTGGACAATGATGGTGATATCGATATTGTAAGTTCTGCAGGTAGAATTTTCATCAACAACGGATCTGCTGTCTTTACTGAATTACCAGGCACTTTTTTTACAGCTACAGGCTCTATTGGTGCATTTAGAGTTGCAGATTTTAACGGAGATACCAAACAAGATATTATATGGTTAAATGCAACTTCTAATTCTACTACGGTTAATCAAATTTGGTTTAACAATGGAACTACAGGTAATGCAAGTTTTGTTCTAGGAACTGAAATTCAAAACCTAAATGGGTATACAAATTTAGGGTCTGTAGCAGGTGATATTGACAACGACGGAGATATTGACTTAGTTTTTTGTCAACAAGGTGGGTGGAACGGAAGAGTCTTTAAGAACAATGGAAGTGGTGTATTTACAAATACTCAAAATTTACCTACTTATACAGGAGAAGGCTTTTTAGCTGATTGGGATAATGATGGTGATATAAATTTCTTAGCTTATGATTACTATAACAATTGGGGCTTAAGATTATGGAAAAATGATGGTACAGGAACTTTTGGCCCTGTAAGTACAAATTCTTTAATAACAATGCCTAGTGTAGGAGCGGTTGATAAAATAATTGATTTAAATGGAGATACTTGGTTAGATGTAGTTTTAAGAAATGGTACCGGTACAAGATATTTTTTAAATTCAGGTTGTCAATTAACGTTAAGTAATCAAGTCTTATCAAATTCTTGGAACGGTGTCGCGATTAGCGATTTTAATAATGACAATAAACCTGATCTTTTCAATGCAGCAAGAGATGGGCAGTCATGTATTAATATTAATGATTTAAATGTTCAATCATACGTTGCTATCACAGCACCTGTGGTATCAACAACTCAAGTTAATTATTTTGTTGGTCAATCGGCATCTCCGCTTGTTGCAACAGGTAATAATATTTTATGGTATACAACTTCTACTGGCGGAACTGGTTCTACAACAGCTCCAACTCCTTCTACTGCTGCGGCAGGATCTACTTCATATTGGGTTGTTTCAACTAATGCTAATGGTTGTGAAAGTGAAAGAATAGAAGTTGTTGTAACAGTTAGTTTAGCAGCAACACATTTAAATTTTGACGGTTCAAATGATGCTGTAACTGTAACAGGAGTTAATTTTCCTCTTGGAAATACTTCTAGAACAATTGAGGCTTGGATTAAAACTACTCAAAATAATGGTGGCGGTGCAATTATGACTTATGGAAATCTTACTACAAACAATAGATTTGCTTTATATCAAACAGGAGGAAAATTGAATTTTGTTGCTGAAAACAACGACTATAATACAAATGTGACAATTAATGATGGTAATTGGCATCATATTGCTGCTACACATGATGGAACTTCCTTAAAAGTATATTTAGATGGTGTACAAGTAGGGACTTCACAAGCAAAGACATTTAACACGACTGGAAATCAATTTAGTATTGGATACAGAGGAGTAGCATCGGAGTATTTTAATGGAAGTGTTGATGAAATAAGAGTTTGGAATCTAGCAAGAACTGCAGAACAAATTTCAGGTTCAATGAATTGTGAGTTAAACGGATCAGAAAATGGTTTGGTTGCGTACTATCAATTCAATCAAGGTATAGATCAAGCTGATAATTCAGCAATTACCACTTTAAATGCTACCACTGGACCTAACGGAACTTTAACTAATTTTGCTTTGAATGGTTCGACATCAAATTGGTTAGCGGGCTCTCCTGTTACAACAGGTTCAGTTGTGCCTGGAAATGCATCCGCTACTTCTCCAATTGTTTACAATCAAGGAGAAACAGCAACAGCTTTATCTGCAACTACTGGAACAAACGGAACTGGATTAATGTGGTATACAACTGCAACTGGCGGAACTGGATCTACAACTGCTCCAACTCCTTCTACTGCTGCGGCAGGATCTACTTCATATTGGGTTGCTTCAACTAATGCTAATGGTTGTGAAAGTGAAAGAGTAGAAATTGTAGTTACAGTTAATGCGAATGCTACTCATTTAAATTTTGATGGTGTAAATGATGGTGTTAACTTAGGTAATTCATTAACTACTGCTTTAAATGGTGCAAACTTTGTTACTGCTGAAGCTTGGATTTACATTCCAAACACAACAGGAATAAAAACTATTATCGGTAATCACGTTACTACAACACAATTTAATTTTAGAATTAATAATGATTACTTAGAAACTTTCCTAGGATTTGGATCTTATGCTTTACAATCTCCTGCAGGTTCAATTGTCGCTAATACATGGCAACATGTAGCAATGGTTTATAATGACACTACTTTAAAATTATATATTAATGGTGTCGAAGTAGCTTCTAGAGCAATTCCAGCTGCTTATGCTTTACAAAGTTCAACTCAACCTTATATGGTTGGATATTCAGGTTTTGGTGGAGAATTCTTTAATGGATCTATAGATGAAGTTAGAGTATGGAATACTGCATTATCAGAAACCGATATTCAAGTAACTAAAGATTGTGAATTACAAGCTACTCAAAATGGTATTTTAGCTTATTATAAATTTAATCAAGGATTTGACAATGCTGACAATGCTCCTGTCACAACATTAACTGATGAATTAGGTAGCTACAATGGTACATTAAACAACTTTTCTTTAACTGGAACTACTTCTAACTGGGCAGCAGGCTCTCCAGTAACAACCGGAAACACTTGTACTACTTTAAGTAATTCAGGTTTTGAAACAATTTCTAATTTTAAAGTATTTCCAAATCCATCTAATGGATTATATAACATTTCAACAACTGAATTAACTTCTATCCAAATTTATGACGTAGTTGGAAAACTTATTATGAATAATGAAGTTAATGCTGGAACAAGTACAATTAACATTCATAATTTCCCTGCTGGAGTTTATATTTTACGATATAGTGGCAAAGAAAACAATACTAACGGAACAATTAAATTGATTAAGAATTAA
- a CDS encoding DNA-3-methyladenine glycosylase I has product MQTKNRCAWCEKDDLYRDYHDNEWGKPVYDDATIFEFLILETFQAGLSWYTVLAKRDNFRKAFEGFDVQKVANFSEDKIVALCEDAGIIRNKLKIRAAVTNAQAFIKIQEELGSFSKYIWEFVGGKPIDNQPKKLSDVPATTEISDKLSKDLKKRGFKFVGSTVVYAHMQATGMVNDHVEDCWTRQ; this is encoded by the coding sequence ATGCAAACAAAAAATCGCTGTGCTTGGTGCGAAAAAGATGATTTGTACCGAGATTATCATGATAACGAATGGGGAAAACCTGTTTATGATGATGCTACCATTTTTGAATTTTTAATATTAGAAACTTTTCAAGCAGGTTTAAGTTGGTACACAGTTTTAGCCAAAAGAGACAATTTTCGAAAAGCTTTTGAAGGTTTCGATGTACAAAAAGTAGCTAATTTTTCAGAAGATAAAATTGTTGCACTTTGTGAAGATGCAGGAATTATTAGAAATAAATTAAAAATAAGAGCAGCCGTTACAAATGCGCAAGCTTTTATAAAAATTCAAGAAGAGCTTGGAAGTTTTTCAAAGTACATTTGGGAATTTGTAGGTGGAAAACCAATAGATAATCAACCAAAAAAATTATCAGATGTTCCTGCAACAACAGAAATTTCAGATAAGTTAAGTAAAGATTTGAAAAAGCGAGGCTTTAAGTTTGTAGGTTCAACAGTAGTTTATGCGCACATGCAAGCTACAGGAATGGTCAACGATCATGTTGAAGATTGTTGGACAAGACAATAA
- a CDS encoding sensor histidine kinase produces the protein MKVFLKTFLIIFYVILFLNTTYVFSSNNKFLETFHSKDDSFFQENKQPISKQTINEIKKSQILLVIIITFFVFGFLFLIYHLKKVSIINKQLKNYAQENEFLISETNHRVNNNLQLISLLISDAVKKKQSEEHKNDFLKLLSKVDTIALLHRHLYQTKNKTSINLKKYLEEIKTNFDEISEEKKITIDFEISFVEINSDTAMYIGLLVTELIINSVKHAFEENQEKNISLTIDSKEDILNFKYCDNGKKAIGKFIEPKLIHQLCLQLDAVHQITTTQGFCLIFEKKLI, from the coding sequence ATGAAAGTGTTTCTGAAAACCTTTTTAATTATTTTTTACGTAATATTATTTTTAAATACTACGTATGTTTTTTCTTCCAACAATAAGTTTTTAGAAACATTTCATTCAAAAGATGATTCATTTTTTCAAGAAAATAAACAACCAATTTCTAAACAAACTATCAATGAAATAAAGAAGAGTCAAATTCTATTAGTCATTATCATTACTTTTTTTGTTTTTGGCTTTTTGTTTTTAATTTACCACTTAAAAAAAGTTAGCATCATAAATAAACAATTAAAAAACTATGCTCAAGAAAACGAATTTTTAATTAGCGAAACTAATCATCGTGTAAACAACAACTTACAACTAATTTCACTATTAATTTCAGATGCCGTAAAAAAGAAACAAAGTGAAGAGCATAAAAATGATTTTTTAAAATTATTATCAAAAGTAGACACGATTGCTTTACTTCACCGACATCTATATCAAACTAAAAATAAAACTAGTATTAATTTAAAAAAATATTTAGAAGAAATTAAAACTAATTTTGATGAGATTTCTGAAGAGAAAAAAATAACAATAGATTTTGAAATTAGCTTCGTTGAAATAAACTCTGATACTGCAATGTATATTGGACTTTTAGTTACTGAACTTATAATAAATTCTGTTAAACACGCATTTGAAGAAAATCAAGAAAAAAATATTAGCCTTACTATAGATTCTAAAGAAGATATTCTAAACTTTAAATATTGCGATAATGGAAAAAAAGCCATTGGTAAATTTATAGAACCGAAACTAATTCATCAATTGTGTTTACAATTAGATGCCGTTCATCAAATTACAACAACGCAAGGATTTTGTCTAATTTTTGAAAAAAAACTAATTTAA
- a CDS encoding LytR/AlgR family response regulator transcription factor translates to MPKILIVEDQVLIAYHIKGILNDCNYNNVVLSHKLKDATDKLTQEKADIILLDINVEGPDTGIEWAKTNVEKEKVIFITGQNEMSTSEKALDINPVAYLTKPIKSIDLLAAIQVAKKTLEPDFVIIKDGFSEIKLQYNNILFIKSDKNYIDIQTDDKKYTVRNTLDNFYKDLNPNIFCKIHRSFVINKTKVTKKNSNSILIDNFELPLSRNCNLNL, encoded by the coding sequence ATGCCCAAAATTTTAATAGTTGAAGATCAAGTTTTAATAGCATATCATATAAAAGGAATTTTAAATGATTGCAACTATAATAATGTTGTACTTTCCCATAAATTAAAAGACGCTACTGATAAACTAACTCAAGAAAAAGCCGACATTATTTTATTAGATATTAATGTAGAAGGACCAGATACAGGTATTGAATGGGCTAAAACAAATGTTGAAAAAGAAAAAGTGATATTTATAACAGGACAAAATGAAATGTCAACATCAGAAAAAGCATTAGATATTAATCCGGTCGCTTATTTAACAAAACCTATAAAAAGTATCGATTTACTTGCTGCAATACAAGTAGCAAAAAAAACTTTAGAGCCTGATTTTGTAATTATAAAAGATGGCTTTAGCGAAATAAAATTACAATACAACAACATTCTATTCATAAAAAGCGACAAGAATTATATTGATATTCAAACTGATGATAAAAAATATACTGTAAGAAATACACTCGATAATTTTTACAAAGATTTAAACCCAAATATCTTCTGTAAAATCCACCGCTCTTTCGTTATCAATAAAACTAAAGTAACAAAAAAGAACTCAAATTCTATCTTAATTGACAATTTTGAACTACCTCTTTCAAGAAATTGCAATCTAAATTTGTGA